One Bermanella sp. WJH001 genomic region harbors:
- a CDS encoding c-type cytochrome encodes MKKVLGLTAALIMSASTQAFDVEAKYNQACAACHAVGVAGAPKAFDSAAWGPRMATGIDAMVTSVTQGKGAMPPKGLCMDCSSEQFKALINFMSKAK; translated from the coding sequence ATGAAAAAGGTACTAGGACTAACTGCTGCACTTATTATGTCAGCATCTACCCAAGCGTTTGACGTTGAGGCTAAGTATAACCAAGCTTGCGCCGCTTGCCACGCAGTAGGTGTTGCTGGAGCGCCAAAAGCGTTTGATTCAGCTGCTTGGGGCCCTAGAATGGCCACAGGTATTGATGCAATGGTCACAAGCGTAACCCAAGGTAAAGGTGCTATGCCACCAAAGGGTCTATGTATGGATTGCTCATCTGAACAATTTAAAGCTTTGATCAATTTTATGAGCAAAGCGAAATAA
- a CDS encoding thiol:disulfide interchange protein DsbA/DsbL produces MKLRNLALSALLMATAVFSQAEQYVAGQHYKVIANATMPRNPEKIEVVEVFWYGCGHCNHFEPTVNAWKKFLQADVDFYQVPAQFSRQWKIHAELFYLTHALKINEKVHQPIFDAIHKQRKPLLDKDDQKEFLAQYGVSEADFDKYDDSFSVRRQLKMADQMVRSWAISGVPAVIVNGKYMVNASSAGGEERVFDVVNYLIEQERQSLKK; encoded by the coding sequence ATGAAATTGCGTAACCTTGCTCTTTCAGCGCTGCTGATGGCCACCGCTGTTTTTAGCCAAGCAGAACAATATGTCGCAGGTCAGCATTATAAAGTGATTGCTAATGCCACCATGCCACGTAACCCTGAAAAAATCGAAGTAGTCGAAGTGTTCTGGTATGGCTGTGGTCACTGTAATCATTTTGAGCCGACGGTTAACGCGTGGAAGAAATTTTTACAAGCGGATGTGGATTTCTATCAAGTGCCTGCGCAGTTTAGCCGTCAGTGGAAAATTCATGCCGAACTGTTTTATCTAACCCATGCATTAAAAATCAATGAAAAAGTCCATCAGCCAATTTTTGATGCCATTCATAAACAGCGTAAGCCGTTATTAGATAAAGATGATCAAAAAGAATTCTTAGCGCAATATGGCGTGAGCGAAGCGGATTTTGACAAATATGACGATTCCTTCAGTGTCCGTCGTCAATTAAAAATGGCGGATCAAATGGTGCGTTCTTGGGCCATTAGTGGTGTGCCTGCTGTGATCGTAAACGGCAAATACATGGTTAACGCAAGCTCGGCGGGCGGTGAAGAAAGAGTGTTCGATGTGGTGAATTACTTAATCGAACAAGAACGTCAGTCACTTAAAAAGTAA
- the yihA gene encoding ribosome biogenesis GTP-binding protein YihA/YsxC has translation MNPVQINFQKAHFITSAPSLKQCPDDTGAEVAFAGRSNAGKSSALNTLAQQNKLARTSKTPGRTQLINFFEIQAGIRIVDLPGYGFAKVPDRMKREWQKNMSEYLEERQSLKALVLVMDIRHPLSEFDVMMCDWANDVQMPVHILLTKSDKLKRGPAQSTRLQVQKSLQHMGDLLSVQTFSSLKKEGVDVLQKQVSAFLSQADEGEATED, from the coding sequence ATGAACCCAGTTCAGATCAACTTTCAAAAGGCGCATTTCATCACAAGCGCCCCCAGTTTAAAGCAATGTCCTGATGACACAGGGGCTGAAGTGGCATTCGCTGGCCGCTCTAACGCGGGCAAATCCAGTGCTCTTAATACTTTAGCTCAACAAAACAAATTGGCACGTACCAGTAAAACCCCTGGTCGTACCCAGTTAATTAACTTTTTTGAAATCCAAGCGGGTATTCGTATTGTGGATTTACCAGGTTATGGCTTTGCCAAGGTACCTGACCGCATGAAGCGCGAGTGGCAAAAAAATATGTCTGAGTACCTAGAAGAGCGTCAAAGCCTTAAGGCCTTGGTGTTGGTGATGGATATTCGTCACCCACTGTCTGAGTTCGATGTCATGATGTGTGACTGGGCCAATGATGTGCAAATGCCTGTACACATCTTGCTGACAAAATCAGACAAACTTAAAAGGGGCCCTGCACAAAGCACCCGCTTACAAGTGCAAAAGTCGTTACAGCACATGGGTGACTTATTGAGCGTACAGACATTCTCGTCTTTGAAAAAAGAAGGCGTGGATGTGCTGCAAAAACAAGTCAGCGCCTTTTTGTCTCAAGCCGATGAAGGCGAAGCAACCGAAGATTAA
- a CDS encoding GGDEF domain-containing protein has protein sequence MSTDSDRWKHKYLNLIDENEKLEKRFEDNIGQLRRAIIRLSITAEGRDADMDSQLESIRDLLRTDQLNGLSRILEQIESGFERWQSRQTSFQGQIIQTLVDIETSHQLPKPLLAELTKVRKQVRQADKVDLLLAFTSVIAQWAEALAGSADGESQDMSQTSGFFSRLFNKEQSRPAANADASQESSDEESSYQIPETAEKGLLSITSETSKVLENLIPKLTLPNTEQPRALHLLGKVQDGLNLYEIVPALEVLAELVISALGTEQEEFEAFLKSLNERLNELQNWLSQGQDLEQNFKTASKDFDDKMRGHLDDLKQVLKDGSDSPQNLKGSVSHQLDRVFATLDIFKLEQQNREKTFEQHINELSERLKTMETELESAKEQLSKSQAKAMVDSLTKLPNRGAYDAYIIKEHQRYVRYGGELSLIVCDVDKFKNINDSYGHQAGDKVLQLISRQVKKGTRQTDLLARYGGEEFVVILPNTGAQSALQVAEKIRQEVAKCPFHFKGVRVQITLSCGVASFAEGMSHEQVFELADKALYQAKENGRNQCVVAEQ, from the coding sequence ATGAGCACAGACAGCGATCGTTGGAAGCACAAATACCTTAATCTCATTGATGAAAATGAGAAGCTAGAAAAGCGTTTCGAAGACAATATCGGTCAGCTTCGACGTGCCATTATACGTCTATCGATAACCGCAGAGGGTCGAGATGCGGACATGGACAGCCAGTTGGAGTCCATTAGGGATTTACTGCGCACAGATCAGCTTAACGGCCTATCCCGAATACTCGAGCAAATCGAATCAGGTTTTGAGCGCTGGCAGTCACGCCAGACAAGCTTTCAAGGGCAAATTATACAAACACTGGTGGATATCGAGACCTCTCATCAACTGCCTAAGCCCTTATTAGCTGAGCTGACCAAGGTACGTAAGCAAGTACGCCAAGCCGATAAAGTGGATTTATTATTAGCATTTACCAGTGTGATTGCACAGTGGGCAGAAGCATTGGCAGGCAGCGCTGACGGTGAATCGCAAGACATGAGTCAAACCAGTGGCTTTTTTAGTCGCTTGTTTAATAAAGAACAGAGTCGGCCAGCGGCCAATGCGGATGCATCCCAAGAAAGTAGCGATGAAGAGTCGTCATATCAAATCCCCGAGACGGCTGAAAAAGGCCTGCTCAGCATTACCTCAGAAACCAGCAAGGTGTTAGAAAACCTCATTCCCAAATTAACCTTACCCAATACCGAGCAACCTCGTGCATTGCATTTGTTGGGCAAGGTTCAAGATGGTTTGAACTTATATGAAATTGTGCCTGCGTTAGAAGTGTTGGCGGAGCTGGTGATCAGTGCATTAGGCACTGAGCAAGAAGAGTTTGAGGCCTTTTTAAAAAGCTTAAATGAGCGTTTAAACGAACTACAAAACTGGTTAAGCCAAGGGCAAGACCTAGAGCAAAACTTCAAAACCGCATCAAAAGATTTTGATGACAAAATGCGTGGCCATCTAGATGACCTAAAACAAGTGCTAAAAGACGGCAGCGATAGCCCGCAAAATTTGAAGGGCTCAGTCAGCCATCAGCTTGATCGTGTTTTTGCCACACTGGATATTTTTAAACTCGAACAACAAAATCGCGAAAAAACCTTTGAGCAGCATATTAATGAATTAAGCGAACGCCTAAAAACCATGGAAACCGAACTGGAATCGGCAAAAGAGCAGCTTAGTAAAAGCCAAGCCAAAGCCATGGTAGACAGCCTCACTAAATTACCAAATCGTGGCGCTTATGATGCTTATATTATTAAAGAACATCAGCGTTATGTCCGTTACGGTGGCGAACTGAGTTTGATTGTCTGCGATGTGGATAAATTCAAAAACATCAATGACAGCTATGGTCATCAAGCAGGGGACAAGGTACTGCAATTGATCAGTCGCCAAGTGAAAAAAGGCACGCGGCAAACGGATTTACTTGCGCGTTATGGAGGTGAAGAATTTGTGGTGATTTTGCCCAACACAGGAGCGCAATCCGCATTACAGGTGGCCGAAAAAATCCGTCAAGAAGTGGCTAAGTGCCCATTCCACTTTAAAGGGGTCAGGGTGCAAATTACCTTGTCATGCGGGGTTGCAAGCTTCGCAGAAGGCATGAGCCATGAACAAGTATTTGAGCTTGCCGATAAAGCCCTTTATCAAGCAAAAGAAAATGGTCGTAACCAATGTGTGGTGGCCGAGCAATAA
- a CDS encoding c-type cytochrome → MKNLAIGLMLSLGLVAGAQAGDAQAGKKIAGACAACHGQDGNSAAASFPKIAGLGEKYILKQLKEFKSGARDNAIMKGQVAALSDTQMADLAAYFAGNKRSVGYAKKDQVELGEKIYRAGNLATGVPACLACHGADGAGMEAAGFPALGGQHSDYIKSQLVMFQEGKRANDASAVMRDIAGRMSNKEVAAVAAYIQGLH, encoded by the coding sequence ATGAAAAACTTGGCAATTGGCTTGATGTTGTCTTTGGGTTTGGTAGCAGGCGCGCAAGCAGGCGATGCTCAAGCCGGTAAAAAAATTGCAGGTGCATGTGCGGCTTGTCACGGTCAAGACGGTAACAGCGCTGCAGCAAGTTTCCCAAAAATTGCAGGTTTGGGTGAAAAATACATCCTTAAGCAATTAAAAGAATTCAAAAGCGGTGCCCGTGACAACGCCATCATGAAAGGCCAAGTTGCAGCACTTAGCGATACACAAATGGCTGACTTAGCGGCTTATTTTGCCGGTAACAAGCGTTCTGTTGGTTATGCTAAGAAAGATCAGGTTGAGCTTGGTGAGAAAATCTACCGTGCAGGTAACCTAGCCACGGGTGTACCAGCTTGTCTTGCGTGTCACGGTGCAGATGGTGCCGGTATGGAAGCAGCGGGTTTCCCTGCTCTTGGCGGTCAGCACAGTGATTACATCAAATCACAGTTAGTTATGTTCCAAGAAGGCAAACGTGCAAACGATGCTAGTGCGGTTATGCGTGATATCGCAGGTCGTATGTCTAACAAAGAAGTGGCGGCGGTAGCTGCTTACATCCAAGGCCTTCACTAG
- a CDS encoding endonuclease/exonuclease/phosphatase family protein: protein MMKLGAPAEPLCCLQLTDFEPCRPDSLKLLSFNIQVGIETGSYHHYLTKSWQHFLPANKRKLALMRMAQTMSYFDLVAIQEADGGSFRSGFINQIEFLARKAGFPFWFQQLNRDFGPVAQHSNGVLCRYRPNKVKRHKLPGILPGRGAIFLYFGEGPDSLLVVVMHLALSKGAQNRQLKHICELIGDHKRVVLMGDMNTHAERLLNVSPLKNLSLQPVAQGLQTFPSWRPLRGLDHILVSDCVKVKQVGVLDIPVSDHLPIAMEIEFPQASSSACS from the coding sequence ATGATGAAACTGGGCGCTCCGGCTGAACCTTTGTGTTGTTTGCAACTGACGGATTTTGAGCCCTGTCGTCCAGATAGCTTAAAGCTGCTGAGTTTTAATATTCAAGTGGGTATCGAAACCGGCAGCTATCACCATTACCTCACCAAGAGTTGGCAGCACTTTTTGCCGGCTAACAAACGAAAGCTAGCCCTCATGCGCATGGCACAAACCATGTCATATTTTGACTTAGTGGCCATTCAAGAAGCGGATGGTGGCAGTTTTCGTTCTGGCTTTATCAATCAAATTGAATTTCTAGCGCGCAAAGCCGGTTTTCCGTTTTGGTTTCAGCAGCTTAATCGTGACTTTGGGCCGGTGGCTCAGCACAGTAATGGTGTGCTGTGTCGGTATCGACCAAACAAGGTAAAGCGCCATAAGTTACCGGGTATTTTGCCAGGTCGTGGAGCGATCTTTCTCTATTTTGGTGAAGGCCCAGATAGCCTACTGGTGGTTGTGATGCACCTAGCCCTGAGTAAAGGGGCACAGAACCGTCAGTTGAAACATATTTGTGAGCTTATTGGTGATCATAAACGCGTGGTACTGATGGGCGATATGAATACCCATGCCGAGAGGCTACTCAACGTGAGCCCTTTAAAAAACCTGTCATTACAGCCTGTAGCACAAGGCCTGCAAACGTTTCCTAGTTGGCGACCGCTCAGGGGCTTGGACCATATCTTGGTAAGTGATTGCGTCAAGGTTAAGCAGGTGGGGGTTTTGGATATTCCTGTGTCAGATCACTTGCCGATTGCCATGGAAATTGAATTTCCACAGGCCTCTTCCTCTGCTTGCTCTTAG
- a CDS encoding TonB-dependent receptor has product MKKHLLYLAISAPVVMSAVVQAEEDKDYRLESVSILGGEAERIQVAGSTHLIDAAALEKFEYTDIQRILAAVPGVSFRNEDGYGLRPNISIRGTRDDRSGKITLMEDGVLIAPAPYSASSAYYFPTMGRINGVEVMKGASAIKNGPYTIGGALNLLSTPIPETQSGKVNLEYGSDNTSRAHGWVGDSKQNYGWLVEAQKHQSDGFATIDNAKDDTGFDKQDVLAKFRVNTDRGANVYQQLDVKLQYSDELSDQTYVGLTEADFKNDAHNRYGLTQQDEMDNEHKEITLSHLIEFGNTQVTTTGYYIEFERDWFKVDKINGDGIDKVIECANGGACNSFATQADAIAVLNGTAASEIKIKHNNRAYESKGIQTKLSHIATTGTVEHQIELGMRYHEDSEDRSQPTETWQQNADGSLVYQSTGAPDTRYTSAKAWSAYIADDIAFGQWVVSPGVRVEDYKIEREGSADKVADEQVTLLGLGATYQLNEQTALFAGLHEGHSPAPNDGSSDPEEALNFETGVRFNGQDYQGEATVFVSDYKNLLGTCTASGAAGDCDIGDTENGGEVTIKGLELMLNTQRNLGKGYTFPLGLTYTYTDAKFETTFSDGGDVWGNVEKGDKLPSLSDHQLQLRAGLEKEKWGLDLNVNYFSDTCATAACNVNEEIDAYTVIDLSSRYQLTNATKLYANVDNLLDSEDVVARAPKNGARAQKPLSLMLGVSHQF; this is encoded by the coding sequence ATGAAGAAGCACCTTTTATATCTTGCTATTTCAGCACCAGTTGTTATGAGTGCCGTAGTACAAGCAGAAGAAGATAAAGATTACCGCTTAGAGTCCGTTTCAATTTTAGGTGGTGAAGCTGAACGCATACAGGTTGCGGGCTCAACTCATTTAATTGATGCTGCTGCGTTAGAGAAATTTGAATATACGGATATTCAACGTATTTTAGCCGCTGTACCTGGCGTATCGTTCCGCAACGAAGATGGTTATGGCTTACGTCCAAATATCAGTATTCGTGGAACTCGCGATGATCGTTCTGGAAAAATCACTTTAATGGAAGATGGCGTATTAATCGCCCCAGCCCCTTACTCTGCATCATCCGCATATTATTTTCCTACCATGGGGCGTATTAACGGCGTAGAAGTCATGAAAGGCGCATCGGCGATTAAAAATGGCCCTTATACCATTGGGGGCGCATTAAATCTACTATCCACACCGATTCCAGAAACGCAAAGTGGTAAGGTCAATTTGGAATACGGTTCAGACAACACCTCCCGTGCCCATGGCTGGGTGGGTGACAGCAAACAAAATTATGGCTGGTTAGTAGAAGCGCAAAAACATCAAAGCGACGGTTTTGCCACCATTGATAACGCAAAAGATGACACGGGTTTTGATAAACAAGACGTGCTTGCTAAATTTCGTGTAAACACTGACCGTGGTGCAAACGTTTATCAACAGTTGGATGTGAAGCTTCAGTACTCAGATGAGTTGTCTGATCAAACCTATGTGGGTCTAACCGAAGCGGATTTTAAAAACGACGCACATAATCGCTATGGTTTAACCCAACAGGATGAAATGGATAATGAACACAAAGAGATCACGCTATCCCATTTAATCGAATTTGGTAACACTCAGGTCACCACCACAGGTTATTACATTGAGTTTGAACGTGATTGGTTCAAAGTGGATAAGATTAACGGTGACGGTATTGATAAAGTAATTGAATGTGCCAATGGCGGCGCGTGCAATAGCTTTGCAACACAAGCCGACGCTATTGCTGTGTTGAATGGTACAGCGGCCAGCGAGATTAAAATTAAGCACAATAATCGTGCTTATGAGTCAAAAGGCATTCAAACCAAGCTAAGTCACATTGCAACTACCGGTACGGTTGAGCATCAAATTGAATTGGGCATGCGTTATCACGAAGACTCAGAGGACCGCTCTCAACCTACTGAAACTTGGCAGCAAAATGCGGACGGTTCTTTGGTATACCAATCAACTGGAGCACCGGATACACGTTATACCAGCGCGAAAGCATGGTCGGCTTATATAGCAGATGACATCGCATTTGGTCAGTGGGTAGTAAGCCCTGGTGTGCGTGTTGAGGATTATAAAATTGAACGTGAAGGCAGTGCCGACAAAGTGGCAGATGAGCAAGTGACGCTATTAGGCCTAGGCGCAACTTATCAACTCAATGAGCAAACAGCCTTATTTGCAGGCTTGCATGAAGGTCATTCCCCTGCGCCGAATGATGGCAGTAGCGACCCAGAAGAAGCTCTAAACTTTGAAACAGGTGTCCGTTTTAATGGCCAAGATTACCAAGGTGAAGCAACGGTATTTGTGAGTGATTACAAAAACTTATTAGGTACTTGTACCGCTTCTGGTGCAGCTGGCGATTGTGATATTGGCGATACAGAAAATGGCGGTGAAGTCACTATTAAAGGCCTTGAATTAATGCTGAACACTCAGCGTAATTTAGGTAAAGGCTACACTTTTCCATTAGGCTTAACCTACACCTACACAGATGCGAAATTTGAAACAACATTCTCAGATGGCGGTGATGTCTGGGGTAATGTAGAAAAAGGCGACAAATTACCAAGCTTATCTGATCATCAGCTACAACTTCGTGCGGGTCTAGAAAAAGAAAAATGGGGCCTAGACTTAAATGTTAATTACTTCAGCGATACCTGTGCAACCGCTGCTTGTAATGTGAACGAAGAGATTGATGCCTATACCGTGATTGACTTATCGTCTCGTTATCAACTAACCAATGCCACAAAACTATATGCAAATGTAGATAACTTATTGGATAGTGAAGATGTCGTGGCTCGTGCGCCTAAAAACGGTGCGCGAGCGCAAAAACCACTTAGCCTTATGCTGGGTGTTAGTCATCAGTTCTAA
- the htpX gene encoding protease HtpX produces MMRILLFLATNLAVVLVASVTLSLLGVGSYMTSQGLDYSNLLIFCLVFGMAGSVVSLLLSKWMAKRSMGVHIIEQASNADEQWLLSTVKELSQKARIGMPEVGIFASPQANAFATGWNRNNALVAVSTGLLNKMSREEVKAVLGHEIGHVANGDMITLTLIQGVVNAFVMFFARIIGNFVDKAILKNENGHGLGFYISTFVAEMILGILASTIVFWFSRRREYRADIAGAELVSPAAMVSALARLQAEYDQPSDMPDEMVAFGISGELKNALGGLFMSHPPLDKRIEALKQRYAG; encoded by the coding sequence ATGATGCGCATACTTTTATTTCTAGCCACCAACCTTGCAGTAGTATTGGTGGCAAGCGTTACCCTGAGCTTGCTTGGCGTTGGCAGCTACATGACCAGCCAAGGGCTGGATTACAGTAATCTTCTTATCTTCTGCTTAGTGTTTGGTATGGCAGGCTCTGTGGTGTCTTTGCTTCTATCTAAGTGGATGGCAAAACGCAGCATGGGCGTGCATATCATTGAGCAAGCCAGCAATGCAGATGAACAGTGGTTGCTCAGCACAGTAAAAGAGCTGTCTCAAAAAGCCCGTATCGGCATGCCTGAAGTGGGTATCTTTGCCAGCCCACAAGCCAACGCGTTTGCCACTGGCTGGAACCGCAATAACGCTTTAGTTGCCGTGAGCACAGGTTTGTTAAATAAAATGAGCCGTGAAGAAGTGAAAGCGGTACTTGGCCATGAGATTGGTCACGTGGCCAACGGCGATATGATTACCTTGACCTTAATTCAGGGTGTGGTGAACGCCTTTGTTATGTTTTTTGCTCGTATCATTGGTAACTTTGTTGATAAGGCTATTTTGAAAAACGAAAACGGCCATGGTCTGGGTTTTTATATCTCAACCTTTGTGGCAGAGATGATTTTAGGTATTTTGGCCAGCACCATTGTATTTTGGTTTAGCCGTCGTCGTGAATACCGTGCAGATATCGCCGGTGCAGAATTGGTTAGCCCTGCGGCCATGGTGAGTGCCCTAGCTCGCTTGCAAGCAGAATACGACCAGCCAAGTGATATGCCAGATGAAATGGTGGCGTTTGGTATCAGCGGTGAATTAAAAAATGCCTTGGGCGGTTTGTTTATGAGCCACCCACCATTAGACAAACGCATTGAAGCATTGAAACAACGTTACGCGGGTTAA